In a genomic window of Spirosoma agri:
- a CDS encoding T9SS type B sorting domain-containing protein has translation MVTYIGRLCFIGLWATLLLLAGLTTSWAQTTKSFGISGKTCVPDVECKADSVVFTDSVLTGVTTRVWNFGDTGAGSTLTTQRDSIARHVYQTSGTYTITLTRTVNGVVQTTERRVQIYNRPQPFSKWRTDTTICKGEKITLDPYAGSDQSRYNYLWYPKGDTTQSIQVDSSGCYSVESIDPATGCSYQDRINVDVCGEKKESQGVKWYFGANAGLDFSGGGAPKPITDGKLNTIEGSSSIANTKGILLFYTDGITIYDKDGKPLKSLDPRDSAATATPIPLGGNKNSTQSALIVPKPTCRGCEYLYYVYTTSEIRGQKTLTYSIVDMRQNGGKGAVVEKNIPLSNKGTEQSASVRNDRDSTYWVITRQYGTNTFEIRHLTPSETPVLTTYTGGQAIDSLANAEGYIKIGPADTTGGNKGNRPMAVVIPGPPKNSVDLYTFNDSTGVMKFERTLDLGPAPPKAYGVEFSPDGQSLYVTMLADTNADGSLKGSSYVLKYDLTQKDSLLTGSRTVVDSSTTRQYGSIQIGPDGRIYVAIKGSSSLGTIDNPNGGLLDSLVFNPSGQSLGGQTSQLGLPNLVANFNDPSSGPGVTYSDTCTNAPTVFQISPNCPKLKETYTLDFGDGSQPKSTTATQPITHAYTNPGQYAISLHIVTRTSSGGICKDTLIRDTLTILATPPDIKLGADTAICNKKGLTLDIKVQAKLYVWVVNGAVVSRQKTLKLELPGFYHVIGLAANGECFKSDTIDVQIKPVPSLDLGPDTLFCYRSAVELTVPQRTWTQFQWSNGGTTRTISVNAAGTYSVTAQATVNGTTCENSDTIRVRELPKLRVAAALKQPVSCTSADGAIVLTPNPAGDYQYAWAGTGTSGTALAGTTNQQTGLTEGGYKVTMTDTLHECKLDTAFTLKSTANQLALTPSIRDALCSTPNSGTISLTITGGTAVSYNWYGQNNTQLATTPVFNTAAPGLYSVQVVDANGCKAIRDSIKVGLDSAGFARLGPEQLKCIGQSVTLAPENAQQPGNTYQWSTGSSAPSITVNTPGSYSIIVRNSQTGCVGRSNVQVTDRPAPAFSLSKEVILCEGDQGRAQIVANGATGLRYFWLNRNDTTNTITVNRAGQYQVVVTDPVGCTAIGTALALNKCEPRVNVPEAFTPNNDGVNDVLQVFSAYVTDYELRVYNRWGEVIFVANNPEQKWDGTYKGYLYPPMLYPYVITFKSESFPERGNVVKRGSVLLIR, from the coding sequence ATGGTAACTTATATTGGCCGTCTCTGTTTTATCGGGCTTTGGGCCACGCTGCTGCTGCTGGCAGGGCTGACTACATCCTGGGCGCAAACAACTAAAAGTTTTGGTATTAGTGGGAAAACGTGCGTTCCCGATGTTGAATGTAAAGCGGATTCGGTCGTGTTCACCGATAGCGTGCTGACAGGTGTGACCACACGCGTCTGGAATTTTGGCGATACGGGAGCGGGTAGTACATTAACGACACAACGAGATTCGATAGCCCGGCACGTTTATCAAACATCAGGCACCTATACGATTACGTTGACAAGAACGGTCAATGGGGTTGTACAGACAACAGAACGAAGAGTTCAAATATACAATCGTCCCCAACCTTTTTCTAAATGGCGTACTGATACGACAATTTGTAAAGGCGAAAAGATTACACTTGATCCCTACGCTGGCAGTGATCAGTCGAGATACAATTACTTGTGGTATCCGAAAGGAGATACTACACAGTCCATACAGGTTGACAGTTCAGGCTGTTATTCTGTAGAATCGATTGATCCGGCTACTGGCTGTTCGTATCAGGATCGGATCAATGTCGATGTGTGCGGGGAAAAGAAAGAGTCACAAGGGGTTAAATGGTATTTTGGAGCCAATGCCGGTCTGGATTTTAGCGGTGGTGGGGCGCCGAAACCCATCACGGATGGTAAACTAAACACCATCGAGGGTTCTTCGTCCATCGCTAATACCAAAGGTATTCTGCTGTTTTATACGGATGGTATCACAATCTACGACAAGGACGGCAAACCACTGAAATCACTCGACCCGCGTGATTCGGCCGCAACCGCGACGCCTATTCCGCTTGGTGGTAATAAAAATTCGACGCAATCAGCCCTGATCGTTCCGAAACCAACATGCCGCGGCTGCGAATATCTCTACTATGTGTACACCACCTCGGAAATTCGTGGTCAGAAAACGCTGACGTATAGCATCGTCGATATGCGTCAGAATGGGGGTAAAGGGGCTGTCGTTGAGAAAAACATACCCTTATCGAACAAGGGCACCGAGCAGTCTGCGTCGGTCCGCAATGATCGTGACTCTACCTACTGGGTCATTACCCGGCAGTATGGAACGAACACCTTCGAAATCCGGCACCTAACGCCCAGTGAAACGCCCGTTCTGACAACTTATACCGGTGGCCAAGCAATTGACTCTCTCGCGAATGCTGAGGGGTACATTAAAATTGGTCCGGCTGATACGACGGGTGGTAATAAGGGCAACCGGCCAATGGCCGTCGTTATTCCGGGGCCACCCAAAAACTCGGTCGATCTGTATACATTCAACGATTCGACAGGCGTAATGAAATTTGAGCGAACGCTCGATTTAGGCCCCGCTCCACCGAAAGCGTATGGCGTTGAGTTCTCTCCCGACGGTCAAAGTCTATACGTCACGATGTTGGCCGATACCAATGCCGATGGGAGCCTGAAAGGATCATCGTACGTGCTCAAGTATGATCTGACGCAGAAAGACTCGCTGTTGACCGGGTCCAGAACTGTGGTCGACAGCAGTACGACCCGGCAATACGGCTCCATTCAGATTGGCCCCGACGGACGAATCTACGTGGCCATAAAAGGCAGTAGTTCACTGGGAACCATCGATAACCCGAACGGCGGTTTGCTTGATAGTCTGGTTTTCAACCCATCCGGGCAATCGCTGGGCGGGCAAACCAGTCAGCTAGGCTTACCGAACCTTGTGGCTAATTTCAACGATCCATCGAGTGGGCCGGGGGTAACTTATTCTGATACGTGTACGAATGCCCCTACGGTGTTTCAAATTAGTCCTAACTGTCCAAAACTAAAGGAAACATACACATTAGATTTTGGCGATGGTAGTCAACCTAAATCAACGACGGCGACGCAACCGATTACTCATGCTTATACAAATCCCGGTCAATATGCTATCAGCTTACACATAGTGACCAGGACTAGTTCTGGAGGTATTTGTAAAGACACACTTATTCGGGATACATTAACGATTCTGGCAACCCCACCCGATATAAAGCTTGGTGCCGACACGGCCATTTGCAACAAGAAAGGACTCACGCTCGACATAAAGGTGCAGGCTAAACTATACGTCTGGGTTGTGAACGGTGCCGTAGTCAGCAGGCAAAAGACGCTGAAGCTGGAACTTCCCGGCTTCTATCACGTGATTGGTCTGGCGGCTAACGGCGAGTGCTTTAAAAGTGACACAATTGACGTTCAGATAAAGCCCGTACCGTCACTCGACCTCGGACCTGACACACTATTCTGCTATCGATCGGCGGTAGAGCTGACCGTGCCACAACGAACCTGGACGCAGTTCCAATGGAGTAATGGCGGAACAACCCGCACAATTTCGGTCAATGCAGCGGGGACATACTCTGTGACGGCACAAGCTACAGTAAACGGTACTACCTGCGAAAATTCGGATACCATTCGCGTACGTGAATTGCCAAAACTACGGGTAGCCGCTGCTTTGAAACAGCCTGTATCCTGTACATCGGCGGATGGAGCCATCGTGCTGACGCCCAATCCCGCTGGTGACTATCAATATGCCTGGGCGGGGACCGGTACATCAGGAACGGCACTGGCCGGAACGACCAATCAACAGACAGGACTTACCGAGGGCGGCTACAAAGTCACTATGACTGACACGCTGCACGAGTGCAAACTGGACACGGCGTTCACGCTAAAATCAACGGCGAATCAGCTAGCCCTTACGCCTTCCATCAGGGATGCACTGTGTAGCACGCCCAATAGCGGTACCATCAGCCTGACGATAACGGGTGGTACGGCGGTGAGCTACAACTGGTACGGCCAGAATAACACGCAACTGGCAACGACGCCCGTATTCAATACAGCCGCGCCCGGCCTGTACTCTGTTCAGGTAGTAGACGCGAACGGTTGCAAGGCCATCAGGGATAGTATCAAAGTAGGATTGGACAGTGCTGGTTTCGCCCGGCTAGGGCCAGAGCAGTTGAAGTGCATTGGTCAGTCAGTTACGCTCGCACCGGAAAACGCGCAGCAACCCGGTAATACGTATCAGTGGAGTACTGGTTCATCTGCGCCATCCATAACGGTAAATACGCCCGGCTCTTATAGCATCATCGTGCGTAACTCGCAGACGGGTTGTGTGGGTCGAAGCAATGTCCAGGTAACAGACCGGCCAGCACCCGCTTTCTCGCTTTCCAAAGAAGTGATCCTCTGTGAAGGCGATCAGGGACGGGCACAGATCGTCGCGAATGGAGCTACTGGTCTGCGCTATTTCTGGCTGAACCGTAACGATACGACCAATACGATCACCGTCAATCGGGCGGGGCAATATCAGGTTGTCGTGACTGATCCGGTGGGCTGTACAGCCATCGGTACGGCGCTGGCGTTGAACAAATGTGAACCCCGGGTAAATGTGCCCGAAGCCTTTACGCCTAACAACGATGGCGTGAACGATGTGCTTCAGGTGTTCTCGGCCTACGTAACGGACTACGAGTTACGCGTCTATAACCGATGGGGTGAGGTGATCTTTGTGGCCAACAATCCGGAGCAGAAATGGGACGGCACGTACAAGGGTTATTTATACCCACCCATGCTTTATCCGTACGTTATTACGTTCAAAAGTGAGTCATTTCCGGAGCGCGGAAACGTGGTAAAACGAGGGTCTGTACTGCTCATACGATAG
- the ruvB gene encoding Holliday junction branch migration DNA helicase RuvB has protein sequence MRNDFLKGTGEGMTATDKEIEKALRPLSFEDFTGQAKVLDNLEVFVKAAMQRGDALDHVLLHGPPGLGKTTLSHIIANELNASIKMTSGPVLDKPSDLAGLLTNLQPNDVLFIDEIHRLNPIVEEYLYSAMEDYKIDIMLDSGPNARTVQIKLNPFTLIGATTRAGMLTSPLRARFGISCRLEYYDAKLLTSIVQRSSAILGTPIDETGAFEIARRSRGTPRIANNLLRRTRDFAQVKGNGYINVDIAEIALSALEVDQNGLDDMDNRILTTIIEKFKGGPVGLTTIATACGEEAETIEEVYEPFLIQEGFLMRTSRGREATEKAYLHLGIVPPYKPGELFN, from the coding sequence ATGCGAAACGACTTTCTGAAAGGAACAGGCGAGGGAATGACCGCTACCGATAAGGAGATCGAAAAAGCGCTTCGGCCGCTTTCCTTCGAGGACTTTACAGGACAGGCCAAGGTACTGGATAATCTCGAAGTATTTGTCAAGGCAGCCATGCAGCGGGGTGATGCGCTTGACCATGTACTGCTCCATGGTCCGCCGGGTTTGGGCAAAACAACGCTGTCGCACATTATAGCCAACGAACTCAACGCGAGTATTAAAATGACCTCCGGGCCAGTGCTGGATAAGCCCAGTGATCTGGCGGGTTTGCTGACCAATCTGCAACCAAACGATGTGTTGTTCATTGACGAGATTCACCGGCTTAACCCGATCGTGGAGGAGTATTTGTATTCGGCCATGGAAGATTACAAGATCGACATTATGCTCGATTCCGGTCCCAATGCCCGGACCGTGCAGATCAAGTTGAATCCGTTTACGCTCATCGGTGCTACGACAAGGGCTGGTATGCTGACATCACCCCTTCGGGCGCGGTTCGGTATCAGCTGTCGATTGGAGTATTACGATGCTAAACTGCTGACATCTATCGTGCAGCGATCGTCGGCTATTCTGGGCACACCGATCGATGAGACGGGTGCGTTTGAGATTGCCCGCCGGAGCCGGGGTACACCACGGATTGCCAACAACCTGCTGCGCCGAACCCGCGATTTTGCGCAGGTCAAGGGGAATGGCTATATCAATGTGGACATTGCCGAAATTGCCCTGAGTGCACTCGAAGTGGATCAGAACGGACTTGACGATATGGACAATCGGATTCTGACCACGATCATCGAGAAGTTCAAGGGTGGGCCGGTTGGTCTGACAACGATTGCTACCGCCTGTGGCGAAGAAGCAGAAACGATTGAGGAAGTCTACGAACCGTTTTTAATTCAGGAGGGATTTCTGATGCGTACATCCCGTGGTCGTGAAGCCACCGAGAAGGCTTACCTGCACCTGGGTATTGTACCGCCTTACAAGCCAGGTGAGCTGTTCAATTAA
- a CDS encoding ArsR/SmtB family transcription factor translates to MDTETNLDEDKRIDKAAYVLKAVAHPLRIKIIQMLNDNKELNVSTIYKNLNAEQSLISHHLINMRDKGILDIRRSGKNIYYFLVDTAVADVIQCIYKSKILN, encoded by the coding sequence ATGGATACTGAAACAAATTTGGATGAGGATAAGCGCATTGACAAAGCTGCTTATGTGCTCAAAGCAGTCGCCCATCCGCTGCGCATCAAAATAATTCAGATGCTGAATGACAATAAAGAGCTGAATGTGTCAACGATCTACAAAAATCTGAACGCTGAGCAATCGCTTATCTCGCATCACCTGATCAATATGCGCGACAAGGGTATACTTGATATTCGGCGTAGTGGAAAAAATATTTATTATTTCTTGGTAGATACTGCCGTGGCCGATGTCATTCAGTGCATCTACAAAAGCAAGATTCTTAATTGA
- a CDS encoding DMT family transporter, whose amino-acid sequence MAQQSSNTRYWLGAFLVFLAAFCFAMKGILIKLAYQYPIDSISLLTLRMLFALPFYVGIALRLASKYPPVQLTFRQWLTLAMLGVTGYYLASFFNFLGLVYISAGLERILLFVYPTFVLLMNAWGFGRRITRLQVVALALTYAGILLAFIGNIETTQQKNALLGAFWVILSGVVYAIYLVGSDGMIARVGSQRFTCYAMIAATVPTVIHCALTNGLHLGGYPVPVYALGLSMGIFVTVIPTFMIAEGIKRVGSGNASIIASIGPIFTIILATLILHETISVQQVIGTLLVLAGVFLISWKGDRKMATDKKV is encoded by the coding sequence ATGGCGCAGCAATCGTCCAACACTCGCTATTGGCTCGGAGCTTTTCTGGTATTTCTGGCTGCTTTTTGTTTTGCGATGAAAGGCATATTGATCAAGCTGGCTTACCAGTATCCCATCGACTCGATTTCCCTGCTTACGCTACGCATGCTTTTTGCGCTGCCGTTCTACGTAGGCATTGCGCTCAGACTAGCGAGCAAGTACCCGCCTGTTCAACTCACATTCCGACAATGGCTGACCCTGGCGATGCTGGGTGTTACGGGCTATTACCTGGCCAGCTTTTTTAACTTTCTGGGTCTAGTCTATATCTCGGCGGGTCTGGAGCGAATTCTGCTTTTCGTGTACCCGACATTCGTTTTGCTCATGAATGCCTGGGGGTTCGGTCGCCGGATCACCCGCTTGCAGGTGGTTGCACTTGCCTTAACATATGCCGGAATTCTGCTGGCGTTCATAGGAAACATCGAAACTACTCAGCAAAAGAATGCGCTGCTTGGTGCCTTCTGGGTTATACTCAGTGGAGTAGTCTACGCCATTTATCTGGTTGGTAGCGATGGCATGATCGCGCGGGTAGGATCACAACGATTCACCTGTTATGCCATGATCGCTGCGACGGTTCCCACGGTTATCCATTGTGCATTAACGAATGGGTTACACCTGGGTGGCTATCCAGTTCCCGTGTATGCATTGGGATTGAGCATGGGGATTTTCGTAACGGTGATTCCCACGTTCATGATTGCCGAAGGCATTAAACGGGTCGGATCGGGTAATGCATCCATCATTGCCAGCATTGGTCCAATCTTTACGATCATTCTTGCTACGCTAATTCTGCACGAAACGATCAGCGTACAACAAGTAATTGGCACGCTTCTGGTCCTTGCTGGTGTCTTTTTGATCAGCTGGAAGGGAGACCGCAAAATGGCTACAGACAAAAAAGTATAG
- the der gene encoding ribosome biogenesis GTPase Der, which produces MANIVAIVGRPNVGKSTLFNRLTEQRQAIMDNQSGVTRDRHYGTSEWNDKYFTVIDTGGYVVGSEDVFEESIREQVEIAIQESTVLLFVVDTQTGITGLDEDFANVLRRSKKPVIVVANKAETAERSHSATEFYGLGLGDPYPISSMTGTGTGDLLDDVIKHFQTEGVADPDAGIPRIAILGRPNVGKSSFLNVLTGQERSIVTNIAGTTRDAINTRYKAYGKDFILTDTAGIRRKARIQDNIEFYSTLRAIKAMEDSDVCIIMLDATRGLEAQDLNIIGQAVKAKKGIVIMVNKWDAVEKDHRTADVLRKEMIQRMMPIDYVPIIFASVHEKQRIFQVMEKAMEVYENKSKKITTSKLNEAMQAEIEAYPPPALKGKLIKIKYMLQVPTPSPTFVFFCNLPQYVQESYQRFLENKIRAHFDFTGVPITVFFRQK; this is translated from the coding sequence ATGGCAAATATCGTTGCAATAGTTGGCCGCCCAAATGTGGGTAAGTCTACGCTGTTTAACCGGTTAACGGAACAGCGTCAGGCTATTATGGATAATCAGAGTGGTGTTACTCGCGATCGCCATTATGGCACCTCCGAGTGGAATGATAAATATTTCACCGTTATCGATACAGGTGGTTACGTTGTCGGATCAGAAGATGTATTCGAAGAATCGATCCGGGAGCAGGTTGAAATAGCCATTCAGGAATCGACCGTTCTTCTGTTCGTCGTCGATACGCAAACCGGCATTACGGGTCTGGATGAAGATTTCGCAAATGTGCTGCGCCGGTCGAAAAAGCCAGTGATCGTTGTTGCTAATAAGGCCGAAACCGCCGAACGCTCACACAGTGCCACCGAATTTTATGGACTGGGGCTGGGTGATCCGTATCCGATCTCATCAATGACGGGAACCGGAACGGGTGATCTTCTTGATGACGTTATCAAGCATTTTCAGACCGAGGGTGTAGCCGATCCGGACGCCGGGATTCCCCGCATTGCCATTCTTGGCCGTCCCAACGTCGGTAAATCATCCTTCCTGAACGTGCTGACGGGTCAGGAGCGCAGCATCGTGACCAACATTGCCGGTACGACCCGCGATGCTATCAACACGCGTTACAAAGCGTACGGCAAAGATTTCATTTTGACCGACACCGCTGGTATTCGGCGCAAAGCCCGCATTCAGGACAATATCGAGTTCTATTCGACGCTTCGGGCCATAAAAGCGATGGAAGATTCGGACGTGTGTATCATTATGCTCGACGCGACGCGGGGTCTTGAAGCGCAGGATCTGAACATCATCGGGCAGGCGGTGAAGGCCAAGAAAGGCATCGTGATTATGGTGAACAAATGGGATGCGGTCGAAAAAGATCACCGTACAGCCGATGTTCTCCGTAAGGAAATGATCCAGCGCATGATGCCGATCGACTACGTACCGATCATCTTCGCGTCGGTTCACGAAAAACAGCGCATTTTTCAGGTGATGGAAAAGGCGATGGAAGTGTACGAGAACAAAAGCAAGAAGATCACCACCTCAAAACTCAACGAGGCCATGCAGGCTGAGATTGAAGCGTATCCGCCCCCGGCGTTGAAAGGTAAGCTGATCAAGATCAAGTACATGTTGCAGGTTCCGACACCATCGCCCACGTTTGTGTTCTTCTGTAATTTACCGCAGTACGTTCAGGAATCGTATCAGCGCTTCCTGGAGAATAAAATCCGCGCCCATTTCGATTTCACGGGTGTACCCATTACGGTGTTCTTCCGGCAGAAATAA
- the era gene encoding GTPase Era: MNTEVIENFPVDHKAGFVSIVGKPNVGKSTLMNQLVGERLSIITAKAQTTRHRIMGILNGTHNGQEFQLVYSDTPGIIKPLYKLHESMMSFVRGSIEDADVVLFVTDIFEQHDENDVIERLQKSEVPVILLINKIDQATQAQVDEKILYWREHFNAQEIIPISALNKFNTERVFEEIISRLPQHPPYFPKDELTDKPERFFASEIIREKIFLNYKKEVPYSSEVVVIGFKEKEDIIVVQAEILVERATQRAILLGEGGKMIKKTGIMAREELERFFGKKVFLEQFVKVEPDWRQKDRMLKRLGYDE, from the coding sequence ATGAATACAGAAGTAATCGAAAATTTTCCGGTCGATCATAAGGCCGGCTTCGTCAGTATCGTTGGCAAGCCCAATGTTGGTAAATCTACCCTGATGAATCAGCTCGTTGGTGAGCGATTGTCAATCATCACCGCCAAAGCGCAAACCACCCGTCACCGTATTATGGGTATCCTCAACGGAACGCATAACGGCCAGGAATTCCAGCTCGTTTATTCGGACACGCCGGGCATCATCAAACCACTCTACAAGCTCCATGAGTCCATGATGAGTTTCGTGCGCGGCTCGATCGAAGATGCCGATGTGGTCCTGTTTGTCACGGATATCTTCGAGCAACACGATGAGAACGATGTTATTGAACGGCTTCAGAAGTCAGAAGTGCCGGTCATTCTGCTGATCAACAAAATCGATCAGGCAACCCAAGCACAGGTCGATGAGAAGATTCTGTACTGGCGGGAACACTTCAATGCCCAGGAAATCATTCCGATATCGGCCCTCAACAAGTTCAATACCGAACGCGTCTTCGAGGAAATTATCAGTCGCCTGCCACAGCATCCGCCTTACTTCCCGAAAGACGAGCTAACCGACAAACCCGAACGGTTCTTCGCATCCGAAATTATCCGCGAAAAGATTTTTCTGAACTATAAGAAAGAAGTGCCTTATAGCAGTGAAGTCGTTGTCATTGGCTTCAAGGAAAAAGAAGACATTATCGTTGTTCAGGCAGAGATACTGGTCGAACGGGCTACGCAGCGGGCAATTCTGCTCGGTGAAGGCGGCAAAATGATCAAGAAAACGGGCATTATGGCTCGTGAAGAACTTGAGCGCTTCTTTGGCAAAAAGGTATTCTTAGAACAATTCGTCAAGGTGGAGCCCGACTGGCGCCAGAAAGACCGGATGCTCAAACGGTTGGGATACGACGAATAA
- a CDS encoding GDSL-type esterase/lipase family protein — MKNSYSLGLLISIVAFFLGCKESSVNAPKKIACIGTSITESYGQPSDKAYPAVLQTLENPSGNKVLNYGVGGCTVLKKGDSPYWLAQKYQYAIDWKPTIVIIEFGTNDSKKQNWAYKGDFKNDYLALIKSFQNLSSSPEIYLCVPPPAFSKNFDIDSTVVKNEIVPLIRTLAKENNLKMIDLYTLLLDKSNLFIDGIHPTQEGNVLIANEVFKVLSEN; from the coding sequence ATGAAGAATAGCTATTCGCTTGGTCTATTAATCAGTATAGTCGCGTTTTTTTTGGGATGTAAGGAGTCTTCGGTCAATGCACCAAAGAAAATAGCCTGTATTGGTACGAGCATAACGGAGAGCTATGGACAACCCTCCGATAAGGCGTATCCGGCAGTTCTTCAGACGCTTGAAAACCCTTCGGGCAACAAAGTGCTGAATTACGGTGTCGGCGGCTGCACTGTGCTTAAAAAAGGCGACAGTCCGTACTGGCTGGCGCAGAAATATCAATACGCAATCGATTGGAAACCGACCATCGTTATCATTGAGTTCGGAACCAACGATTCGAAAAAGCAGAACTGGGCCTACAAAGGTGATTTCAAGAACGATTATCTGGCCCTGATTAAGTCGTTTCAAAACTTATCCAGCTCACCCGAAATATACCTGTGCGTACCGCCACCGGCGTTCAGCAAAAATTTTGACATCGATTCGACAGTAGTAAAAAATGAGATAGTGCCTTTGATTCGTACCCTGGCGAAAGAAAATAACCTGAAAATGATCGATCTGTATACACTCCTGCTCGATAAGAGCAACTTGTTTATCGATGGAATCCATCCGACGCAGGAAGGTAATGTGTTGATAGCGAACGAGGTGTTTAAGGTTCTTTCGGAAAATTAG